In Arthrobacter ramosus, one DNA window encodes the following:
- a CDS encoding c-type cytochrome, producing MKALSQKRRHPLAAIALLLLGLLVTGGLYAVATTVNQAKADTTTFSASDAQEGGKLFAANCATCHGMGASGTKDAPSLVGVGAAAVDFQVGTGRMPMQMNGPQAQEKPRQFNDQQTQQLAAYVASLGAGPAIPDASLLDEKGDAAKGGELFRVNCAMCHNAAAAGGALTRGKFAPALAGVSGQHIYEAMATGPQNMPVFNDANISPQGKRDIITFLKTIEANGSPGGNDLGSLGPVSEGLFVWVAGLGVIIAFTIWLTSRTS from the coding sequence GTGAAGGCACTCTCGCAGAAGCGACGTCATCCACTGGCAGCCATTGCGCTGCTGTTGTTGGGACTCCTCGTCACTGGTGGGCTTTACGCCGTTGCCACAACGGTCAACCAGGCGAAGGCAGACACCACTACCTTCAGCGCCAGCGACGCCCAGGAAGGTGGCAAGCTCTTTGCCGCAAACTGTGCCACTTGCCACGGCATGGGCGCGAGCGGAACCAAGGACGCTCCGTCGCTGGTCGGCGTGGGCGCTGCTGCAGTTGACTTCCAGGTTGGCACCGGCCGTATGCCCATGCAGATGAACGGACCCCAGGCCCAGGAAAAGCCAAGGCAGTTCAACGACCAGCAGACGCAGCAGCTGGCGGCTTACGTCGCTTCGCTCGGCGCCGGCCCGGCCATTCCCGATGCATCGCTGCTCGATGAAAAGGGAGATGCCGCCAAGGGTGGCGAACTCTTCCGCGTGAACTGTGCGATGTGCCACAACGCCGCAGCCGCCGGTGGTGCCTTGACCCGTGGAAAGTTCGCTCCTGCACTGGCCGGGGTCTCGGGACAGCACATCTACGAAGCCATGGCCACTGGTCCGCAGAACATGCCCGTCTTCAACGACGCCAACATCTCTCCTCAGGGCAAGCGCGACATCATCACCTTCCTGAAGACGATCGAAGCCAACGGCTCGCCTGGTGGGAACGACCTCGGTTCGCTGGGTCCGGTTTCCGAAGGTCTCTTCGTCTGGGTCGCAGGCCTTGGCGTCATCATCGCCTTCACCATCTGGCTGACGTCCCGCACGTCCTAG
- a CDS encoding Lrp/AsnC family transcriptional regulator: MITAFVLIKTDASRIPETAEEISAIQGISEVYSVTGEWDLIAVARVAKHEELADVIADKLSKVPAVVHTTTHIAFRAYSQHDLDAAFSLGFEQ, translated from the coding sequence GTGATCACCGCTTTTGTCCTGATCAAGACCGACGCTTCACGCATCCCGGAGACGGCCGAGGAGATCTCCGCCATCCAAGGGATCAGCGAGGTCTACTCCGTCACAGGGGAATGGGACCTTATTGCCGTGGCGCGCGTGGCGAAGCATGAGGAATTGGCGGACGTCATCGCCGACAAACTCTCCAAGGTCCCCGCAGTGGTTCACACCACCACGCACATCGCCTTCCGCGCCTACTCACAGCATGATCTGGACGCCGCGTTTTCGCTGGGTTTCGAGCAGTAA
- a CDS encoding ubiquinol-cytochrome c reductase iron-sulfur subunit — protein sequence MGNHSDGSPNHSGTVATAGQNVVEKFQDPGLPPHRLRLADTDPRAAKRAERQVAILFGISVIGTVIFLVSYFAIDLHTDGSIATIRNQNLLLGLGTAFAMLGIGTGIVHWAKALMPDHEVSEERHAIRTEEDRQAAVRIVEDIVEETGIKRRPLIRNTLLGAVALAPLPALAVFGDLGPRPDNTLAHTMWAPQDGKLKRLTRDPDGTPIKASDVTIGSAFHVIPEGLNELQEGKLNAKAKAVVLLMRLNPDDLTISKGRETWSYNGIVAYSKICTHVGCPVALYEQQTHHLLCPCHQSTFDLTKECKVIFGPASRPLPQLPIAVDAEGYLVATSDFKEPVGPSYWERDEHERLINS from the coding sequence ATGGGCAACCATAGTGACGGCAGTCCGAACCACTCGGGCACCGTAGCTACGGCTGGTCAGAATGTTGTGGAGAAGTTCCAGGATCCTGGGCTTCCTCCGCACCGTTTGCGCCTGGCTGACACGGATCCGAGAGCCGCTAAGCGAGCCGAACGGCAGGTAGCCATTCTGTTTGGCATCTCCGTCATCGGCACGGTGATCTTCCTGGTGTCGTACTTTGCCATCGATCTGCACACGGATGGATCGATCGCAACGATCCGCAACCAAAACCTGTTGCTTGGCCTTGGCACCGCATTTGCGATGCTCGGCATCGGCACCGGCATCGTGCACTGGGCCAAGGCCCTCATGCCGGACCACGAGGTATCGGAAGAGCGCCACGCCATCCGCACCGAGGAAGACCGGCAGGCAGCCGTGCGAATTGTCGAGGACATCGTCGAGGAAACCGGCATCAAGCGTCGACCGCTGATCCGCAACACCCTTCTGGGTGCGGTGGCACTGGCGCCCCTCCCGGCTTTGGCGGTATTCGGTGACCTTGGTCCCCGCCCGGACAACACGCTCGCACACACCATGTGGGCTCCCCAGGACGGCAAGCTCAAGCGCCTCACCCGCGACCCCGACGGAACTCCGATCAAGGCATCGGACGTGACCATCGGTTCTGCATTCCACGTGATCCCGGAAGGCCTCAACGAACTCCAGGAGGGCAAGCTCAACGCGAAGGCCAAGGCCGTCGTCTTGCTCATGCGCCTCAACCCGGATGACTTGACGATTTCCAAGGGCCGCGAAACCTGGAGCTACAACGGAATTGTTGCCTACTCCAAGATCTGCACCCACGTCGGTTGCCCCGTTGCTCTTTATGAGCAGCAAACGCACCACCTGCTGTGCCCGTGCCACCAGTCAACCTTCGACCTCACCAAGGAATGCAAGGTTATCTTCGGCCCCGCCAGCCGTCCGCTCCCCCAGCTGCCCATCGCGGTAGATGCTGAGGGCTACCTCGTAGCCACGAGCGATTTCAAAGAACCTGTAGGACCGAGTTACTGGGAGCGTGACGAGCATGAGCGCCTCATCAACAGCTGA
- a CDS encoding cytochrome c oxidase subunit 3 — MGSPDFYRHNVFVTSATHAPSTPAHPTLNRPNLVSVGTVVWLSSELMFFAGLFAMYFTLRSTSGALWAEETGKLNFPFALINTIVLVSSSFTCQMGVFAAERLEPRRRGGVLQFTRWGMNEWFILTFIMGAFFVAGQTTEYAMLVSEHVTLSANAYGSSFYITTGFHGLHVIGGLIAFLFIIGRAYAAKKFGHFEATSAIVTSYYWHFVDVVWIGLFLVIYVLK, encoded by the coding sequence TTGGGAAGTCCGGACTTTTACAGACATAATGTCTTTGTGACATCTGCGACCCATGCCCCCAGTACCCCGGCGCACCCGACGCTGAATCGCCCCAATTTGGTTTCCGTTGGAACCGTTGTGTGGCTTTCCAGTGAGTTGATGTTCTTCGCCGGTCTCTTCGCCATGTACTTCACCCTGCGCTCCACGTCAGGCGCGTTGTGGGCGGAAGAAACCGGCAAGCTCAACTTCCCGTTTGCGCTTATAAACACGATCGTCCTTGTGTCAAGTTCCTTTACTTGCCAGATGGGCGTCTTCGCTGCCGAGCGACTTGAGCCGCGCCGTCGAGGTGGTGTGCTGCAGTTCACCCGCTGGGGTATGAACGAATGGTTCATCCTGACGTTCATCATGGGCGCCTTCTTCGTTGCCGGCCAGACCACCGAATACGCAATGCTTGTGTCCGAGCACGTGACGCTCTCGGCCAACGCCTACGGTTCCTCGTTTTACATAACAACCGGCTTCCACGGTCTCCACGTCATCGGCGGCCTCATCGCCTTCCTGTTCATCATTGGCCGTGCATACGCCGCCAAGAAGTTCGGACACTTTGAAGCGACCTCGGCAATCGTCACCTCGTACTATTGGCACTTCGTGGATGTTGTGTGGATCGGCCTCTTCCTGGTCATCTACGTCCTCAAATAG
- a CDS encoding cytochrome c oxidase subunit 4 — MKIESWIFGAGSFFFVPVALVYGFLNHWDEWVGTLGILLVGGLAGMIGAYLGFTGRRVGMRPEDRPDAEIHEGAGEQGHFSPWSWWPLVLGLACAGGFLGLAVGFWITFVAAGLAVVALVGWVFEYSRGDHAH; from the coding sequence ATGAAAATCGAATCTTGGATTTTTGGAGCCGGGAGTTTTTTCTTCGTACCGGTGGCGCTGGTCTATGGTTTTCTGAACCACTGGGATGAGTGGGTTGGCACCCTAGGTATCCTCCTGGTCGGTGGCCTGGCAGGCATGATCGGCGCTTATCTCGGTTTCACGGGCAGGCGCGTCGGCATGCGTCCGGAGGACCGTCCGGATGCTGAGATCCACGAAGGCGCCGGCGAGCAGGGACACTTCAGCCCCTGGAGCTGGTGGCCGCTGGTGCTCGGCCTGGCCTGCGCCGGCGGGTTCCTTGGCCTGGCCGTAGGTTTCTGGATCACGTTCGTCGCCGCCGGTCTTGCTGTCGTAGCCCTGGTCGGCTGGGTCTTCGAATACAGCCGCGGAGACCACGCGCACTAG
- a CDS encoding HPr family phosphocarrier protein, whose translation MPEHKAIVAAEIGLHARAAAVFVRAVTATGLPVMIRKPGQQAVDARSLLEVMTEDFGHGCEVVLSVSGEALQAGRTLDEVNDALAALSAVLEAVEGQ comes from the coding sequence TTGCCCGAGCACAAAGCCATCGTCGCCGCAGAGATCGGCCTTCATGCACGGGCTGCTGCCGTATTCGTGCGGGCTGTGACGGCCACGGGCCTTCCGGTGATGATCCGCAAGCCCGGCCAACAAGCGGTTGATGCCCGGTCTTTGCTTGAGGTCATGACCGAAGATTTCGGCCACGGGTGCGAGGTGGTTCTGTCGGTCTCCGGAGAAGCGCTACAAGCCGGCCGTACGCTTGATGAGGTCAACGATGCTTTGGCCGCGCTTTCGGCCGTCCTGGAGGCCGTGGAAGGTCAGTGA
- a CDS encoding DUF3054 domain-containing protein, protein MPAAKPALVRTALIAGLADAVFILVFAAIGRDAHQRADVLTGVFATAWPFLAGAAIGWLAVRAWRAPFRIWPAGVAVWIGTVAGGMLLRAATGQTVVLAFIIVALISLAILLLGYRAVIALVVRVRRRSRQS, encoded by the coding sequence CTGCTGCAAAACCCGCCCTGGTCCGCACTGCCCTCATCGCCGGACTGGCCGACGCCGTTTTCATTCTTGTTTTCGCGGCCATCGGCCGCGACGCGCACCAGCGCGCAGATGTGCTGACCGGGGTCTTTGCCACGGCTTGGCCGTTTCTTGCCGGTGCCGCGATCGGTTGGCTCGCTGTGAGGGCCTGGCGGGCACCCTTCCGGATCTGGCCGGCCGGCGTCGCCGTATGGATTGGAACCGTGGCCGGGGGCATGCTTTTGCGTGCGGCCACCGGACAGACCGTGGTGCTCGCGTTCATCATTGTCGCCTTGATCAGCTTGGCGATCCTGCTGCTTGGCTACCGCGCCGTGATCGCCCTCGTGGTGCGGGTCCGTCGACGGAGCCGCCAGTCCTAA
- a CDS encoding cytochrome b — protein sequence MSASSTAEVPFVPKTKVGRITDFVDERVGGSGILREFGRKVFPDHWSFMFGEVALYSFVILLMSGTFLTFFFDPSMAETHYTGSYTPLTNVEMSVAYNSSLNISFDIRGGLFFRQVHHWAALLFVASLGVHMLRVFFTGAFRKPREMNWVVGGVLLILAMAEGFTGYSLPDDLLSGNGLRIIDGVIKSIPVIGTYISFFLFGGEFPGTAIIGRLYVLHILLVPAMILLMIVIHLFMVVVHKHTQYPGPGRNDGNVVGYPLGPVYAAKAGGFFFIVFGVVALMAAMFTINPIWNYGPYDPSPVSAGTQPDWYIGFVDGALRLMPGVVNDFHFEYIIFGHVLTLNVLLPALVPAGIIFTVLFMYPWIERWITKDNREHHVLDRPRNAPTRTAIGVAGFTWYCVMWAAAGSDLIATHFHVALNDVTYWLRTLFFIGPIIAFMVTKRVALALQRKDREIALHGRETGRIVRLPHGEFIEVHAPLDDYKHYKLVGFESPSPLPAEPNEHGVVTPKEKRRAALSKWFFEDRVAPATPAELEAAHGHGHHEAIESGEEHKSLSH from the coding sequence ATGAGCGCCTCATCAACAGCTGAAGTCCCCTTCGTACCCAAAACCAAGGTTGGCCGCATCACGGACTTCGTTGACGAGCGCGTCGGCGGATCCGGAATCCTGCGTGAATTCGGCCGGAAGGTCTTCCCGGACCACTGGTCCTTCATGTTCGGTGAGGTGGCGCTGTATTCCTTCGTCATTCTCCTGATGTCGGGGACCTTCCTGACGTTCTTCTTTGACCCGTCGATGGCTGAGACCCACTACACGGGTTCATACACCCCGCTGACCAATGTCGAAATGTCCGTCGCGTACAACTCGTCGCTGAACATTTCCTTCGACATCCGCGGTGGCTTGTTCTTCCGCCAGGTCCACCACTGGGCGGCTTTGCTGTTCGTGGCATCGCTTGGTGTGCACATGCTGCGCGTTTTCTTCACGGGCGCTTTCCGCAAGCCGCGTGAAATGAACTGGGTGGTGGGCGGCGTCCTGCTCATCCTGGCCATGGCTGAAGGCTTCACGGGATATTCGCTTCCCGATGACCTGCTCTCCGGTAACGGCCTGCGAATCATCGACGGTGTCATCAAGTCCATCCCGGTGATCGGAACGTACATCTCGTTCTTCCTCTTCGGAGGCGAGTTCCCGGGAACAGCCATCATCGGCCGGCTGTACGTGCTGCACATCCTGCTCGTCCCGGCCATGATTCTGCTGATGATCGTCATCCACCTCTTCATGGTGGTTGTGCACAAGCACACGCAGTACCCTGGCCCGGGTCGCAACGACGGCAACGTCGTCGGTTACCCTCTGGGACCGGTTTACGCTGCAAAGGCCGGCGGCTTCTTCTTCATCGTGTTCGGTGTCGTCGCGCTCATGGCTGCGATGTTCACGATCAACCCGATCTGGAACTACGGGCCGTACGACCCCTCCCCTGTGTCGGCCGGTACCCAGCCTGACTGGTACATCGGCTTCGTCGATGGTGCCCTGCGACTCATGCCTGGCGTTGTCAACGATTTCCACTTCGAATACATCATCTTCGGCCATGTGCTGACGCTGAATGTGCTGCTGCCCGCATTGGTTCCCGCAGGCATCATTTTCACGGTTCTGTTCATGTACCCGTGGATCGAACGCTGGATCACCAAGGACAACCGTGAGCACCACGTCCTGGACCGTCCGCGTAACGCTCCTACCCGTACGGCCATTGGCGTCGCAGGCTTTACCTGGTACTGCGTCATGTGGGCCGCTGCCGGCTCGGACCTCATCGCAACGCACTTCCACGTTGCCCTGAACGACGTCACGTACTGGCTGCGTACGCTGTTCTTCATCGGCCCGATCATTGCATTCATGGTGACGAAGCGCGTGGCCCTTGCGCTGCAGCGCAAGGACCGCGAGATCGCCCTGCACGGCCGCGAAACGGGTCGCATCGTGCGCCTGCCGCATGGTGAATTCATCGAGGTACACGCACCGCTGGACGACTACAAGCACTACAAGCTTGTGGGCTTCGAGTCGCCTTCCCCGCTGCCGGCCGAGCCGAACGAGCACGGTGTGGTCACGCCGAAGGAGAAGCGCCGCGCGGCATTGTCCAAGTGGTTCTTCGAAGACCGTGTTGCTCCGGCAACGCCGGCCGAGCTTGAAGCCGCTCACGGACACGGCCACCATGAGGCCATCGAATCCGGCGAAGAGCACAAGAGCCTTAGCCACTAG
- a CDS encoding GntR family transcriptional regulator: MPTDATRIAGGIDRKSGTPIYVQLREILRSYISESCKPGAALPSERDLSERFGLARMTVRQAIDALVGEEVIERVVGLGTFVRKPKLDLQVKLTSYSEEMQRRGMVPAAKVLSFEQISASAFLARELQLEEGTPLVRFRRLLLADNEPMSVDENFIPAHRVPGLLDDAPPTSLYNVLSEKYGLVMEWGEDMIEATAASPSTARLLNVDVGTPLLKIQRHAFVARAMVDYSVSYYRADRYKLWVPLQRPGVRSTRSQSTGYRTH; encoded by the coding sequence GTGCCGACTGATGCAACACGTATTGCGGGGGGGATCGACCGCAAGAGCGGCACTCCTATCTACGTTCAACTGCGCGAGATCCTGCGCAGCTATATCTCCGAGTCCTGCAAGCCCGGTGCGGCGTTGCCTTCGGAGCGGGACCTCTCCGAACGATTCGGTCTTGCCCGGATGACGGTGCGGCAGGCCATTGATGCCCTTGTCGGCGAGGAAGTCATTGAACGTGTGGTTGGACTGGGAACTTTCGTCCGCAAACCGAAGCTGGACCTCCAGGTGAAGCTCACGTCGTACAGCGAGGAAATGCAACGCCGCGGCATGGTTCCGGCAGCCAAGGTCCTGAGCTTTGAACAAATCTCGGCCAGCGCCTTCCTGGCGAGGGAACTCCAGCTGGAGGAAGGGACGCCGTTGGTCCGCTTCAGGCGGCTCCTCCTCGCTGACAACGAGCCCATGAGCGTGGACGAGAACTTCATCCCTGCCCATCGCGTGCCAGGTCTTTTGGACGATGCGCCTCCCACTTCCCTGTACAACGTGCTGAGTGAGAAGTACGGACTGGTGATGGAGTGGGGAGAGGACATGATTGAAGCAACGGCAGCTTCGCCATCAACGGCGCGGCTCTTGAACGTAGATGTCGGTACTCCGTTGCTCAAGATTCAGCGCCATGCTTTCGTTGCCCGCGCCATGGTGGACTACTCCGTGTCGTACTACCGTGCCGACCGGTACAAGTTGTGGGTCCCGTTGCAGCGTCCGGGCGTGCGGTCCACCCGAAGCCAATCCACGGGGTACCGCACCCACTAG
- the trpD gene encoding anthranilate phosphoribosyltransferase has product MTSQASAEQASNSWPGLISALINGHDLSIGNTAWAMNTIMSGEAAPSQIAGFLVALRAKGETVDEVTGLVEAMLSNAKPVSIPGEKLDIVGTGGDRLNTVNISTMAALVAAGAGARVVKHGNRAASSSSGSADVLEALGVRLDLPIERVARNAEEAGITFCFAQVFHPSFRHTGVVRAELGIPTAFNFLGPMTNPAHVQASAVGVANATMAPLIAGVLARRGSRGLVFRGEDGLDELTTTGPSTVWEIRNGQVTEQRFSPAALGIAAATVADLRGGNAEANAAVVREVLDGKPGPVRDAVVLNAAAGLVAFDTAADGPFLERMKSAWLRAAESIDSGAATRVLDTWVGLSQS; this is encoded by the coding sequence GTGACTTCACAGGCATCTGCAGAGCAGGCAAGCAACTCGTGGCCCGGACTCATCTCGGCATTGATCAACGGGCATGACCTCTCGATCGGGAACACAGCATGGGCCATGAACACGATCATGTCCGGGGAAGCCGCCCCTTCCCAGATCGCCGGTTTCCTGGTTGCCTTGCGCGCCAAAGGCGAAACAGTGGATGAAGTCACCGGATTGGTCGAGGCGATGCTCTCCAACGCCAAACCCGTGAGCATTCCGGGCGAAAAGCTTGACATCGTGGGAACCGGCGGCGATCGACTCAATACGGTCAACATCTCGACGATGGCTGCCCTTGTGGCAGCCGGCGCGGGAGCGCGCGTCGTAAAGCACGGGAACCGGGCGGCGTCGTCGTCGTCGGGCTCCGCCGATGTCCTGGAAGCCTTGGGCGTGAGGCTCGACTTGCCGATCGAGCGCGTAGCCCGCAACGCCGAAGAGGCGGGGATCACATTCTGTTTCGCCCAGGTATTCCACCCGTCATTCCGGCATACCGGTGTTGTGCGGGCGGAACTTGGCATCCCCACGGCCTTCAACTTCCTGGGACCGATGACCAACCCGGCCCACGTCCAGGCTTCAGCCGTGGGTGTTGCCAACGCCACCATGGCTCCGTTGATCGCCGGGGTCCTGGCGCGCCGGGGGAGCCGCGGATTGGTGTTCCGTGGGGAAGACGGCCTCGATGAACTCACCACCACAGGTCCATCCACGGTGTGGGAAATCAGGAACGGGCAGGTCACCGAGCAGCGGTTCTCGCCGGCCGCTCTTGGGATCGCTGCGGCGACCGTCGCCGATCTTCGAGGCGGCAACGCCGAGGCGAATGCCGCCGTCGTGCGCGAAGTACTTGACGGGAAGCCGGGCCCGGTCCGGGACGCAGTAGTCCTCAACGCCGCCGCAGGCCTGGTGGCCTTCGACACTGCCGCCGACGGACCCTTCCTGGAACGAATGAAGTCGGCCTGGCTGCGGGCTGCGGAATCCATTGATTCCGGAGCGGCCACCCGGGTCCTCGACACGTGGGTCGGACTCAGCCAAAGCTAG